ATCCTCCCTCGGTGGCGCCCGCCACTGAAATCATTATCGATGACGGGATGATTGTCCCGCCGGCCCCGGAGGGTGAGGAAGTGGAGGTTGTCCGCGGCCCGAATATCAAACCCTGCCCGGTTAATGAAGAGTTGCAAGATAAAATATCCGGACCGGTCCTGCTCAAAACCGGCGACAATATCACCACCGACGATATCATGCCGGCCGGAACCAAGGTGCTGCCCCTGCGCTCCAATATCCCGCGCATCAGCGAGCACGTGTTCAGCCAGCTCGACCCCACTTTTCCCGCCCGCGCACGGGAACTCGGCGGCGGCATTGTGGTGGGCGGCAACAACTACGGCCAGGGTTCCAGCCGCGAGCACGCGGCTATCGCCCCGATGTACCTCGGGCTGCGCGCGGTGGTGGTCAAGAGTTTCGCCCGCATCCACCGCTCGAACCTGATCAACTTCGGGATCCTGCCGGTTGAGTTCGCCGACGAGGCCGACTACGACAAGATCGACCAGGGCGACGAGCTGGAAATAGGTGGTGTGCACGATGCGGTGCAGGGCGGCACGGCGGAAGTGCCCATTACCAATAAAACGAAGGGTTCGGGTTTCAAGGGCCGGGTGGAACTGAGCACCTACGAACGCGAGGTGATCCTGGCCGGCGGACTGCTCCCCTTTACCAGGAAACAAGCCTGAGAGGTCAGCTGTGGATTACCGTATCGAGAAGGACTCGATTGGTGAGGTCAAAGTTCCGGCCGATAAGTATTACGGCGCCCAGACCCAGCGCGCGGTGGACAATTTCAGCATTTCCGGCCGTACGCTCCCTCCGGAAATGGTCTGGGCGGCGGCCACGATCAAGAAAGCAGCCGCGATTGTCCATGGTGAACTGGGCCTGATCGACAAGGAAGTGGCCGGGGCGATCAGCTCCGCCGCCGACCGGGTTATCGTCGGGGAACTCCGCGACAATTTCGTGGTCGATATCTACCAGGCCGGCGCCGGAACCAGTTTCCACATGAATGTCAACGAGGTGATCGCCAACCTGGCCGAGGAATCCCTGGGCGGCGAGCGCGGAAAGTACGAGCGTGTCAGCCCCAACGACCATGTCAACATGGGCCAGAGCACCAACGACGTTGTCCCGACCACGATCCGGCTGGCCTGCCTGCGGGTCAGCCGGGAACTGATCCCGGCGGTCAATGAACTGGCCGCCGCGTTCGCCGGCAGGGCAGAGAAATTCAAGGACGTTGTCACCACCGGCCGCACGCACCTCCAGGACGCCGTGCCGATCAAGCTCGGCCAGGAGTTCGGCGGCTGGGCCCGGACTCTCAGGAAACAGGCCGGAGGGATGACTGCCTCGTTCAACCGCGCCGGAGTGCTGGGCCTGGGCGGCAGCGCGGCCGGCACGGGGCTCAACGCCCATCCCGAGTACCAGCAGCGGGTGGTCGGCTTGCTGCGCCAGCTCACCGGTTTCGACCTCTCGGCCGACGTGGACCTGTTCGCCGCGATGAGCAGCATGGACGTGTTCGTCGATATCGCCGCCAGGATGAAAGGCCTAGCCACGGAGCTGCTGAGGATTTCCAACGACCTGCGCCTGCTCTCCAGCGGACCGACGAGCGGAATCGCCGAGATCAAACTGCCCGAGTTGCAGCCCGGCAGCTCGATCATGCCCGGCAAAGTCAACCCGGTGATCCCGGAGATGACCGCGATGGTCGCCTTCCAGGTAATCGGCTACGAGACCACTGTCAGCTACGCGGCCCAGGCCGGGCAGCTGCAGCTCAACGTGATGATGCCGGTGATCGGCTACAGCGTCCTGGAGTCCGCCAGGATCCTGACCAACTGCGCCCGTCACCTTAACGAAAAATGCGTGGCCGGGATCGAGGCCGACCGGGAGCGCTGCCGGATCTATTTCGAGACCAGCCTCGGAACGGCCACCGTGCTCAACCCGGTGATCGGCTACCTCAAGACGGCCGAGGTGGTCAAGGAGTCGCTGAAAACCGGGCGCTCGCTGAAAGAAATTATCATCGAGCGTGGCATCCTGACCGAAGAAGAGCTCAAGAAAGCGCTGGACCCGGACCGGATTACTGTCCCGGGAATTTTGAAAAAAGAGGATTGATTCCAAAAAGATTACAACCCCCTGTCTCCCCCTTTGCTAAGGGGGACTTAAAGCGTTGCCTTTCCTGATTCAGCCGGCTTTGCTTTAAATTGATGGGCCGGGCACGTGAAATTCCCCCTTAGAAAAGGGGAGTGGCCCCGATAAATCGGCGGCGGGGGCGAGTTCGCCGCCCTGATGGCCGCCCTGGGACCGCTCGGGAAAAACTGACGCCTTTGAGACCTGGAACAGAAACAGCAAAAAAAGCTGGCGCGTCTCTTGACAGACTGTTAAGTATGAGCCTTGATTTCCATAAGAAAAAAATGCATGCCCAAGCCGCGGTTAAATTTGCGGCCGCCGTTACTGAATATCCTTTCTCTGTTTCTTTCTGAATGCCATGTCGCACGGAGGTAGCCGATGGCGCTGATCGAAGATATCCGCAACGCGCTGATAGTGGGCAACGCGCCCCTGGTAAGTGAACTGACGCAGAAAGCTGTCGACGAGGGGACCGCGGTCCTGGAGATTCTCAACGACGGCCTGGTGGCCGGGATGGATATCGTCGCAGCCAAGTGGAAGGCCGGTGAATACTATATCCCCAACGTGCTGATCGCCGCCCGGGCGATGAAGCAGGGAATGGGCATTATCAAACCCAAGCTGCTCGAGGGCGACTACAAGGCCAAGGCGATCGCTGTGGCCGGCACGGTCAAGGGCGACCTCCACGATATCGGCAAGAACCTGGTGGTGATGATGATGGAAGGCGCGGGGTTCGAGGTGATCGACCTCGGCACCGACGTGTCGCCGGAGAAATTTATCGAAACCGCCAAGGAGAAAGATGCCGACCTGATCATGATGTCGGCCCTGCTGACCACCACGATGATGTCGATGAAAGACGTCGTGGCCGCGCTCAGGGATTCGGATATCGCCGGCAAGGTGAAAACCATGATCGGCGGCGCACCGATCACGGAGAAGTTCGCCGAGGAAATCGGCGCCGACGGGTATGCGGCCGACGGCAGCAGCGCGGTGGAAAAAGCCAAGAAGCTGCTCGGGATCGCCGCCTGAGGCGCTCCTCGAACCGCTCGGCCAACGAACCGGTATGCGATGCCGGGCTGCTCCACGCGGGCGGCCCGGCATTTTACCAACTCCGGGAGCGCTCCTTCTCCACCACCGGCGCCACTCCCGGTTTCAATCTTCCGGCCCACAGCCGCCGGAGGACAGCTCATCATGACAAAACCTGACAAGCTGATAATCACCTTCCTCCCCGCGGGCGAAACTGTCGCTGCCGACCCCGAACGCAGCCTGCT
Above is a genomic segment from Candidatus Glassbacteria bacterium containing:
- a CDS encoding aspartate ammonia-lyase gives rise to the protein MDYRIEKDSIGEVKVPADKYYGAQTQRAVDNFSISGRTLPPEMVWAAATIKKAAAIVHGELGLIDKEVAGAISSAADRVIVGELRDNFVVDIYQAGAGTSFHMNVNEVIANLAEESLGGERGKYERVSPNDHVNMGQSTNDVVPTTIRLACLRVSRELIPAVNELAAAFAGRAEKFKDVVTTGRTHLQDAVPIKLGQEFGGWARTLRKQAGGMTASFNRAGVLGLGGSAAGTGLNAHPEYQQRVVGLLRQLTGFDLSADVDLFAAMSSMDVFVDIAARMKGLATELLRISNDLRLLSSGPTSGIAEIKLPELQPGSSIMPGKVNPVIPEMTAMVAFQVIGYETTVSYAAQAGQLQLNVMMPVIGYSVLESARILTNCARHLNEKCVAGIEADRERCRIYFETSLGTATVLNPVIGYLKTAEVVKESLKTGRSLKEIIIERGILTEEELKKALDPDRITVPGILKKED
- a CDS encoding cobalamin-binding protein, with protein sequence MALIEDIRNALIVGNAPLVSELTQKAVDEGTAVLEILNDGLVAGMDIVAAKWKAGEYYIPNVLIAARAMKQGMGIIKPKLLEGDYKAKAIAVAGTVKGDLHDIGKNLVVMMMEGAGFEVIDLGTDVSPEKFIETAKEKDADLIMMSALLTTTMMSMKDVVAALRDSDIAGKVKTMIGGAPITEKFAEEIGADGYAADGSSAVEKAKKLLGIAA